The genomic window GATGCGCATCAGGGCGTCGGACGACAAAGCGCGTCGACAGCCCGTCGGGCTCCAGATCGCTAATACGGTAATCGGCGTGTTCGCTGAAGCCATAGCCGAGAATCGGACGGCCGAGATCCGCATCCAGTCCGGCCAGCACCGGGTCGTCCACGCAAAGCACCGCCAATCCGTAGAAGGGCAGATTATGAAGAAACTCCACAAAGGTGCGGCGAAGCTCCGCAAAATCTCCACCATAGGTTTCCATGTGGTCCGCTTCGATATTGGTGACCACGGTGACCATAGGCTGGAGATGCAGGAACGACGCATCGCTCTCATCGGCCTCTGCGATGAGAAATCGTCCTGCGCCCAACTGCGCATGGGTACCCGTGCTGTTCACGCGGCCCCCGATGACAAAAGTGGGGTCCAGGCCCGCAGCGGCGAACACGGCGGCGATGAGACTGGTGGTTGTGGTTTTGCCGTGCGTACCTGCCACGGCGATCCCGTAGCGATGGCGCATGAGTTCCGCGAGCATTTCCGCGCGGCGAACCACCGGTATCCGCCGCTCCCTGGCGGCGACCAGCTCGTCATTGTCCTCGCCCACGGCGCTGGAAATCACCACAACATCGGCATCGCTCACGGCGGCTGCACGGTGGCCAATGGTGACGGTGACACCTATGCTGGCGAGGTGCTTCGTGACCGCACCTTCCATAAGGTCGGAGCCGCTCACGGAGAAACCCAGATTCACCAGCACCTCGGCAATACCACTCATACCGCTGCCGCCCACACCCACCATGTGGATGCGGCGTACGCGACGCATTTCTGAGGACCCTGGGATAACGTCAGTCGTCATCGCGTCAAGGCCTCCGCACGATCGGCGATGGCCGCCGTAGCATGAGGTCGGGCACAGGAGCCCGCCGCACGGGACATAGACGCCAGACCCTGGGGATCATCGAGGAGTTTTTGCA from Congregibacter litoralis KT71 includes these protein-coding regions:
- the murC gene encoding UDP-N-acetylmuramate--L-alanine ligase; amino-acid sequence: MTTDVIPGSSEMRRVRRIHMVGVGGSGMSGIAEVLVNLGFSVSGSDLMEGAVTKHLASIGVTVTIGHRAAAVSDADVVVISSAVGEDNDELVAARERRIPVVRRAEMLAELMRHRYGIAVAGTHGKTTTTSLIAAVFAAAGLDPTFVIGGRVNSTGTHAQLGAGRFLIAEADESDASFLHLQPMVTVVTNIEADHMETYGGDFAELRRTFVEFLHNLPFYGLAVLCVDDPVLAGLDADLGRPILGYGFSEHADYRISDLEPDGLSTRFVVRRPDAHPPLAISLNMPGPHNVLNATAAVAVATDQGIDDAVIQNALANFGGVGRRFSVFDKVRIGAHEVTLVDDYGHHPTEVAATLASARQAWPERRVVMVYQPHRFTRTRDLYDDFVSVLSETDFLVLLEVYPAGEEVITGADSRSLARSIRQRGQLDPLYAASALEVPALLVDVLEPGDIVVTQGAGDIARLANKLRDGQVLP